A genomic segment from Gadus morhua chromosome 4, gadMor3.0, whole genome shotgun sequence encodes:
- the LOC115541652 gene encoding putative nuclease HARBI1 yields the protein MACPFDERPIDIGAQIIRAIHRERLIRPRLNILSFPEDFLLERYRFSCDSLLYLNNLLQPYIANVTNRGSALSSLQTICTALRFFATGSFLYSVGDAEHIGKATVCRSVRKVCLALKWLLWNFIVFPGHKPMRRMKMEFHQLAGFPNVIGCIDGTQVPILAPSINEADYVNRKGYHSINVQRQNGLVQSTMQGCIVNPI from the exons atggcatgcccttttgacgAGAGGCCGattgatatcggagcgcaaataaTTCGTGCCATTCACAGAGAGAGATTAATTCGACCACGGCTCAACATATTGTCCTTTCCGGaggactttttgctggagagatatcGGTTTTCATGTGATTCTTTGCTATATTTAAATAACCTTCTCCAACCATACATTGCAAATGTGACCAATCGTGGATCTGCCCTCAGTTCACTCCAAACAATTTGCACAGCTCTCCGTTTTTTTGCGACGGGAAGCTTTTTGTACAGCGtaggagatgctgagcacatagGCAAAGCCACGGTCTGCCGCTCAGTACGTAAAGTTTGTCTTGCGCTGAAGTGGTTGTTGTGGAACTTCATCGTTTTTCCAGGCCATAAACCCATGAGACGCATGAAAATGGAGTTTCACCAACTTGCAG GATTTCCAAATGTAATTGGGTGCATTGATGGCACACAAGTGCCCATACTGGCCCCATCTATAAATGAGGCTGATTATGTGAACAGGAAAGGCTATCACAGTATAAATGTTCAG AGGCAAAATGGCCTGGTTCAGTCCACGATGCAAGGATGTATCGTGAATCCAATTTGA